A single window of Mycolicibacterium aurum DNA harbors:
- a CDS encoding MoaD/ThiS family protein, whose amino-acid sequence MTVTVSIPTILRTHTGGEKRVSAAGDTLHAVIADLEANYSGISERLVDPANQGKLHRFVNIYVNDEDVRFSGGLDTAIADGDSVTILPAVAGG is encoded by the coding sequence ATGACCGTAACGGTGTCGATCCCGACCATCCTGCGCACCCACACCGGGGGAGAGAAGCGCGTCTCCGCCGCCGGCGACACGTTGCACGCCGTGATCGCCGATCTGGAGGCCAACTATTCCGGCATCTCCGAACGGCTGGTCGACCCCGCCAATCAAGGCAAGTTGCACCGCTTCGTCAACATCTACGTCAACGACGAGGATGTGCGGTTCTCCGGCGGGCTGGACACGGCGATCGCCGACGGCGACTCGGTGACCATCCTGCCCGCGGTCGCCGGAGGCTGA
- a CDS encoding Mov34/MPN/PAD-1 family protein: MLTIRADLVDAMVGHARTDHPDEACGIIAGPDGSDRPERFIPMANAERSPTFYRFDSMEQLKVWRSMEEADEVPVVIYHSHTGTEAYPSRTDVSIAGEPDAHYVLISTRDPDDHELRSYRIRDGVVTEEPVTIVEQY; the protein is encoded by the coding sequence GTGCTGACAATTCGTGCCGACCTCGTCGATGCGATGGTCGGCCATGCCCGCACCGACCATCCCGACGAGGCCTGCGGCATCATCGCCGGGCCGGATGGTTCCGATCGTCCGGAACGGTTCATCCCCATGGCCAACGCCGAGCGGTCGCCGACGTTCTACCGCTTCGACTCCATGGAGCAGCTCAAGGTGTGGCGCAGTATGGAGGAGGCCGACGAGGTGCCGGTCGTCATCTACCACTCGCACACCGGCACCGAGGCCTATCCGAGCCGCACGGATGTGTCCATCGCCGGCGAACCCGACGCCCACTACGTGCTGATCTCCACCCGCGACCCCGACGACCACGAGCTGCGGAGCTATCGCATCCGCGACGGCGTGGTCACCGAAGAGCCCGTCACCATCGTCGAGCAGTACTGA